From the genome of Salvia splendens isolate huo1 chromosome 7, SspV2, whole genome shotgun sequence:
ttaaattgaaaattatgATTTACACAAATTATAGTATGCATAAAAAATACATGGTGACATCAAGTTTTTTTCTTGAAAAGGGAATGTTCTAGAGAGATCTAAGACCACCATGGATTCTCTCCAGTTCTAAAATCAGTCTCCATCCATGGAACAAACACCACCTTTCCATCATCAAGGTCTGCATGAGCCAAAGCCAAAGACTGcacaaacaaaaatattaaaaatcatattAGTTCATCTAAATTCCACAATATGAAATTATTTCTGTTTTCCCCTTGTAAACTGTATCCGAAAATTATAGTGAAATTTTTGGCTTAGTATCGCCCCTCGAcatagatacacattgtatcgaactgggtaaataATTCATGTGTTTGTATTGTTATTTCCGTAATTACTTATGCATAGTATTTCCTAACAGTATGCAACCATGTCACTATGAGTTTGGGTCAAGAAAACGGATCCAAACCTATCTTCAATAGCAAATTTGTAACTATAAATACCAACACGATAAAAATACGCCAATGAAATATGGTTTAGATCCGAATCTTGACTAATCTCACATTGAGACGGTCTCACCTACGAACACCAATAGATTAGGATCTCAAGCCACAAATTTAGAGGTAAACCAACTCAACAACAAGAATATGAGTAACTTTGCCCCAATTTCTATAAAATGTAACAAAAAGAAATGTTTTTTGTCCAAACTTACCAAGGGAGCAGGTCCTCTAACAACTTTTCCTTGGTTATTGTATTGTGATCCGTGGCACGGGCACATGAACTTGTTCTCAGCTTTGTTCCATGGCACGACACAGCCAAGGTGGGTGCAGACAGCATTGATACCATACGTTGCAAGTGTTCTGTCGTTCTCCACAACGAGGTAGGTGGGATCACCCTGAAAAAAAACATCAAAGAATCGATCACACATCCCACTCGTAAAAACCTACCTTTCTAGCATCTGAAAATGGATATACTGTCATTAGTTACCCTCAATCCCTGTGTGAGGGTCCGATCGCCTGGCCCGTGCGTTTTGAGCCATTCCTCTGCAACAACGTCGTTCCCCAATGCGTCCTTGGCGGGAGTGCCACCACCACCCCCTCCGGAACTGTTCTCAGTTACCAGATCACACACGGAGTGAGGATGGACGTAAAAGTAATGTACAAACCGATATGATAGAATTTGATCAACATAGGGGTCGCAGATTAGGATATCGAGCCCTATGGATGTTGAACACGAAGCCCTCAACAAGTAGAACCGCTCGAGAATGCACACATCACATATACCATCGCATTAAAGTTAAAACCAAGACATATAGTTAAAGTTTAGGTATATAATGTATGAAATTCCAACTATAACAATACATCATATATAGCCATACATCTGGTGTTTAACTACACGGAGTGCTCAACGGAGTTTTGAGCACTCCGTTGACATTATTTAACTGAAATGCAATTGACAAACTAAACTAACACAAAGAAACTCCCCCAATTCAATCAACAGTAGCAATTGATCTCACAAATCAAACAATCAGACATTTCCCCAAATCAAAAGCAGAGAACGAACACAAATCCATCAATAAACACAACAATTAATCCAATTCCCCAAAATTTTCTCAAATTCGTCAATCAAACAACCAAATCACACAATCAATTCATCAAAAAAAAGACCTAATTAAAGCAGAGATGGAGAGGAAACTGACCCAGGCGGAACAAAGAAGTAAGTGTAGGGCAACAACATCCCGGTAGCAGGAAGGGAAATGGCGCCGAGAAGCAGCAGATTCATGAGCTCTCTCTTGCCCATGTCGGGCACGCGATCGGCCGGCACGCTCGTCGCCATGCACCGAACCTTCAACCCCTTCCCCTTCCCGACCTTCGCCACCGCCACATTAAAGCATCGGTTCATCCCATTCTTGCCGGAGCAGAGCTGATCGATCGAATCAAGTCAAAAAGTCATGGATTGATGAATGAAGTTGGATTTGGGGAATTGAGGAGAGGGGAATTACCTGAGAAGGGGCAATGGCGGGAGAGAGCGTAGTTGAGGAAGCCATTGTTGGAATGTCTGTGTGGAAAGGAGTGAATTTTAGAGGGATTTTGAGCAAAGTGAAGACCACAAGCTTCTTAGATAAGGTGATGATTTTGTAAGCCACATGTTGCTTTGAGATATTGAAGgtgtttttccattttgttaaaaatgaaaatgaatcaaTTGAAATGGAACAACTTAGGaaaataaattgatttaatGAATAATGTCTCGTCTCAAGGAAGGTGACTCATTTATTTTATGTGACAGTGAGATTTTATGCAGCTGgatttattttgtatgttaagggaagagatgaaaaaagtaagagagaataaggtAGAGATAAAATGTGTTTTCAATAATATGTCATTTTGGTTGAGACatgtaaaaaagaaattgagtcatttttcagTAAAACaaaattagagcatccacaatggcaatagactagccatagcctagccacaaactcctcttgccacatcatcagcactaaaaactcatcctgccacatcatcaggacaagcaactggacaagcaataggtcagtcatagcctagccacaataaacaaaattataaaaa
Proteins encoded in this window:
- the LOC121742482 gene encoding cytochrome b6-f complex iron-sulfur subunit 1, chloroplastic-like — encoded protein: MASSTTLSPAIAPSQLCSGKNGMNRCFNVAVAKVGKGKGLKVRCMATSVPADRVPDMGKRELMNLLLLGAISLPATGMLLPYTYFFVPPGSGGGGGGTPAKDALGNDVVAEEWLKTHGPGDRTLTQGLRGDPTYLVVENDRTLATYGINAVCTHLGCVVPWNKAENKFMCPCHGSQYNNQGKVVRGPAPLSLALAHADLDDGKVVFVPWMETDFRTGENPWWS